Part of the Bacteroides acidifaciens genome, GTCTCTAAATCGAAGATATTTAACTCATACCGGCAAGTACTGGTACATTTCTCGGAAGATTAGCCGACAAGGTGCCGGAGCCAGGTGTTTATGCAGATAATAAGGTGATTATGAAAAAAGAAGACTTAAGAATAGTATATATGGGTACTCCCGATTTTGCGGTGGAGGCCCTGCGACAGTTAGTAGAAGGTGGTTACAACGTTGTGGGTGTGATAACGATGCCCGATAAACCTGCCGGACGTGGACATAAAATACAGTATTCTCCTGTCAAGCAATACGCGCTCGAACAGAATTTGCCATTGCTTCAACCGGAAAAGTTGAAGGATGAGGCTTTTGTGGAAGCATTGCGCGAATGGAAAGCGGATTTGCAGATTGTAGTAGCCTTCCGTATGTTGCCGGAAGTGGTATGGAATATGCCGCGACTGGGCACTTTTAATCTTCATGCGTCTCTGCTTCCCCAATATCGCGGGGCTGCTCCCATCAACTGGGCAGTAATTAACGGTGATACGGAAACGGGTATTACTACTTTCTTCCTGAAACATGAGATAGATACCGGAGAAGTAATCCAGCAAGTCCGTGTGCCTATCGCGGATACGGATAATGTGGAAGTGGTGCATGATAAACTGATGCTGTTAGGCGGTAAATTGGTGGTTGAAACGGTAGATGCCATCTTGAACGATACGGTGAAACCGATACCCCAAGAAGAAATGACTGTTGTCGGTGAGCTTCGTCCCGCTCCGAAAATATTCAAGGATACCTGCCGGATTGACTGGAACCAACCGGTGAAGAAAGTCTATGATTTTATCCGCGGACTATCCCCTTATCCTGCTGCCTGGAGCGAACTCACTACTCCTGAAGGCGAAACTGTAGTCGTGAAAGTCTTTGAAACCGAGAAGATTATCGAATTTCACCAACTGCCCGTCGGAACGATTGTATCGGATGGAAAGAAATACATTAAGGTGGCTGCATCGGATGGATTTGTATCTATCCTTTCATTACAGTTCCCCGGCAAAAAACGTCTGAAAACGGATGAATTGCTTCGCGGATACCGTCTGGCAGATGGGTGTAAGATGAAGTGATAAAATAGAAGATTACTGTTTCTAACCTAAAATAAAAGAATTATGAAACCAATTATCGCTCCTTCCATTCTTTCCGCTGACTTCGGATATTTGGCGAAAGATATTGAAATGGTAAACCGCAGTGAAGCGGAATGGGTGCATATTGATATTATGGACGGAGTATTTGTCCCTAATATATCATTCGGCTTTCCGGTACTGAAATATGTTGCAAAGTTGAGCAAGAAACCGCTGGATGTGCATCTGATGATTGTAAACCCGGAGAAGTTTATTCCGGAAGTGAAAGCACTGGGCGCTCATACGATGAACGTGCATTATGAAGCTTGTCCGCACTTGCACCGCGTGATTCAGCAAATCAAGGAAGCCGGAATGCAACCTGCCGTGACAATCAATCCGGCAACTCCGGTAGCTTTGCTCCAGGATATTATCCAAGATGTATATATGGTGCTTGTCATGAGTGTTAATCCGGGATTCGGCGGACAGAAGTTCATAGAACATTCAGTAGAGAAAGTACGCGAATTGCGTGCCTTGATTGAACGGACAGGTTCGAAAGCCTTGATTGAAGTGGATGGGGGCGTAAATTTGGAAACAGGTGCCCGTCTCGTAGAGGCAGGAGCCGATGTCTTGGTGGCGGGCAATGCAGTCTTTGCAGCCCCGGATCCTGAAGGGATGGTTCGCCAACTGCATAACTTGTAGTTATAACGCGTTGAATACGTTTTATCTTCATAAATATCCATCTATACGCCTGATTATCCCTTGGATAGCAGGCGTTTTTTGTGGTGACCGCTTTTTCGGTTGTTCACCGCAACTCTTCTGGGGAATTCTTGTATTCTGCTTTTTCTTTGGATTGTCCATAGCCTTTTATTTCCTTGAACGTTACGCATTGCGCTGGTGTTTCGGGATTATTGCCTTTGCTCTTTGTTTTACAGGCGGATGGATGGGGATGACTTGGCAACTGCAACAAACAACGGATTATACTTTTCCGAAAGAGGAGACTGTTTATCGGGTTTTGATAACGGACGTGCCTCAAGCTAAAGAACATACTTATCTCTGCCAAGTATTATTAAAGGAACATTGTGACTCTATCGACAGCTACCCGATAGAACGAAAATCCATCCTTTATTTGCAACGGGATTCGGCAAGTTCCCGATTAAAGAGCGGAGATGAACTGTTAGTATACACCCGCATATCTCCACCTGTCAACAATAAGAACTTCGATGAATTTGATTATGCCCGCTATCTGACGAGGAAGGGGATTAGTGGAACAGGCTACGTCCCATCCGGAAAGTGGATTCTGTTATCTTCAAACTCATCCCTTAATCTTAGGAATATAGCCAACTCTTGTCGGGGGAAAGTAATCTCTCTTTATCGTGAGTTAGGATTTGATGGTGATGAGCTGGCTGTGCTTTCTGCATTGACCATAGGAGATAAGACAGACCTGAGTGAATCAGTTCGTGAGAGCTATTCTATAGCCGGCGCAAGTCATATTCTTGCTCTATCCGGTCTGCATATCGGGCTTTTATGTGCCTTGCTTCTCTTTATCTTGAAACCACTAGCCAAAAGAGGGAAAACAGGCCGATGTGTACGTGCTGTTTTGCTCTTTCTTTTATTATGGGCTTTTGCCTTTCTTACAGGACTTTCGCCATCGGTAGTCCGTTCGGTCACTATGTTTTCTCTTTTGGCTGTTGCGGATATATTCGGCCGCCAACCTTTTTCTTTGAATACATTGGCAGCTACTGCCTGGATAATGTTGCTTTGTAATCCGGTATGGCTGTTTGATGTGGGCTTTCAACTTTCTTTTGTTGCAGTAATTTCGATTTTACTTCTTCAGCCATCTGTCTACCGTCTGTTTACAATGAAGAATAAAATAGGTAAATATGTTTGGGGAATACTGAGTGTATCCATTGCTGCACAAGTGGGGACGGCTCCACTGATAATGTTTTACTTTTCCCGCTTCTCCACACACTTTCTGCTGACTAATTTAGTTGTTATTCCTTTGGTAACCATTATCTTGTATGTTGCTATTCTTATGTTGTTCCTCACTCCGATTTCGTGGCTTCAGGTATGGGTAGCAGAAGGACTAAGAAGACTATTGGAAGTTCTGAATCTATTTGTAAGGTGGGTAGAACAACTACCTTATTCATCTATTGATGGAATATGGCTTTATCAATTGGAAGTATTCGGTATTTATGTCTTTCTGTCTCTGTTGTTCTATTATTTCAAGGTTCGACGATGCAGGAATCTGATAATCTGTCTTTGTTCCATCCTGTTATTAAGTGTTTGCCATGTTATGATGTATTGGATTGACCGTCCGCAGTCCAGCCTGGTCTTTTATAATGTGCGCGGTTGTCCGGCCGTCCATTGCATTGAGAGTGACGGGCATTCCTGGATAAATTATGCCGATACACTCCCGGACAAGAAACTTCTGAAACGGGTGGCAACTAACTATTGGAATCACCATCACCTTCTATTGCCGGAAGAAATAACTGCCGATTGTCAGACCGGCGCATTTTCCCGCCGGCAACAAATAATATCCTATTACGGATGCCGTGTCTGTATGGTGACCGACAACCGTTGGCGGAACAAATCGGCTGTTTCTGCGTTATATACTATTGATTATCTTTACTTATGCAAAGGCTATGACGGTCATCTGGAAGAACTAACCAAACTCTTTGCTCCCGGCTGTATCCTGTTGGATGCCTCTCTTTCAGAACATCGCAGAAACCGTCTTGAAGAGGAGTGCAGGCAATCCGGTTTGCGTTTTATCTCTTTATCCGAAGAAGGTTCTGTTTGCTTTTTGCTCTAAGTACAAAGAATTATCGTACATTTGCACCCTGATAAAATAGATGAGTATGTTAACAAAAGTAATAGAACAAGCCAAAATAGACCATTTCACAAAATGGTTCGAACGAGCTGACAAAATAGTAATTGTATCTCATGTATCTCCTGATGGCGATGCCATTGGTTCCTCACTGGGATTATATCATTTTCTGGACTCACAGGAAAAGACAGTAAACGTAATCGTACCTAACGCCTTTCCCGACTTCCTGCGATGGATGCCGGGGAGCAAGGATATTCTTCTGTACGACCGTTACAAGGATTTTGCGGACAAACTGATAGCTGAAGCAGATGTAATCTGTTGCCTGGATTTCAATGCATTGAAGCGTATTGACGATATGGCGGATGCCGTAGCGGCTTCTCCTGCCCGTAAGATAATGATAGACCATCATTTGTATCCCGAAGAATTCTGTAAGATAACCATGTCTTATCCCAAGATTTCTTCTACTTCCGAACTGATATTCCGCCTGATTTGCCGGATGGGTTATTTCAGCGATATATCCAAGGAAGGTGCCGAATGCATCTACACAGGTATGATGACAGATACCGGTGGCTTTACCTACAACTCGAACAACCGGGAGATTTACTTCATCATCAGCGAACTCCTTTCCAAAGGAATTGACAAGGATGATATCTACCGTAAAGTGTACAATACCTACTCTGAGAGCCGTTTGCGCCTGATGGGATACGTATTGTCGAACATGACTGTTTACTCGGATTATAACGCTGCCTTGATAACGCTGACAAAAGCCGAGCAAAGTAAGTTTAATTATATAAAAGGCGATAGTGAAGGCTTTGTCAATATCCCTCTTACCATCAAGAATGTTTGTTTCTCTTGTTTCCTGCGGGAAGATACCGAGAAGCCGATGATTAAGATTTCCCTTCGTTCGGTAGGGACTTTCCCATGCAATCAGCTAGCTGCCGAATTCTTTCACGGCGGCGGGCATCTGAACGCGTCCGGCGGTGAATTTTTCGGAACGATGGAAGAAGCAAAAGCGGTTTTCGAGAAAGCATTGGAGAAGTATAAACCATTACTAACAGCCAAAAGCTAAAGATGGAAGGTTAAAAGTGAATATGGAAAGGTTAAAAGATACGAACTTTCAACTTTCCCCTTTCAACTTTTGATGATTTTAAGATACATTTGTACGGAATATAGCTAAATAACAGATAATGAAGAAACTTGTATTTTTATTTCTCTCCTTGTTAACCGCCGGAAGTCTGTTCCAGGCATGCGACGATTCAAAGACCTATGCAGAAATGCTGGAAGATGAGAAAAATGCTGTAGAGAGGTTTATCAAAGATAGTGCGATTCATGTGATTTCTGTAGATGAATTCGAGCGGAATGATACCGTGACGAAAGCGAAAGCGAATGGAGATGCTTATGATGAATTCGTCTTCTTTTCCAGTGAGGGGGTATATATGCAGATTATAGACCGTGGTTGTGGTGATTATGATCCGAATAAAGATGAAGAAAATAAAGGGTATACAGATGAGGAAAAGGAAAAAGACAAGTTTGTAGACGGCAACATCATCTGCACCCGTTATGCGGAAACAAACGTTGATACCCGTGAACTCGCAGCCTTCAATATTCCTTTGGAAGAATACATGGATGCCGGACAATTATATGCTTATCCTGCCGTATTCCGTTATGTGAAAGCAGAAACTTACTCAGCCGGTACATTCATAGAGATGGACTATGTATGGGGACAATATTATGCAAGTACTGCCGTGCCTCAAGGATGGCTTTTAGCATTGCCTTATCTGCGTGACAATGCTCACGTACGTCTTATCGTTCCTTCAAAAATGGGACACCAGTCAGCGCAACAATACGTGACTCCTTACTTCTATGATATCACGGAATTCCGTAAAAGACGAAGCTAAGACACTAACATTTAAATAAATCTTTTAGTAAGAAACCTATGACTCTAATCAAATCTATCTCTGGCATCCGCGGAACAATCGGCGGAGGCGCGGGTGAAGGACTGAATCCGCTTGACATTGTTAAATTCACCTCAGCTTATGCTACTTTGATTCGCAAAACTTGCAAAGTACAGAGCAACAAAATTGTAGTGGGACGTGATGCCCGCATCTCAGGTGAAATGGTAAAAAACGTAGTAGTCGGCACCTTGATGGGAATGGGCTGGGATGTTGTAGACATCGACCTGGCTTCTACTCCGACCACAGAACTGGCTGTAACAATGGAAGGTGCTTGTGGCGGTATTATCCTGACAGCTTCTCATAACCCGAAACAGTGGAATGCACTGAAATTGCTGAATGAACATGGCGAATTCCTCAATGCAGCCGAAGGTAACGAAGTACTTCGTATCGCCGAAGCTGAAGAATTCGACTATGCAGATGTAGACCACCTGGGTTCTTATCGCAAAGACCTTACCTACAATCAAAAACATATCGACAGCGTATTGGCTCTTGACCTGGTAGATGTTGAAGCTATCAAAAAAGCTGATTTCCGTGTAGCTATCGACTGTGTAAACTCTGTAGGTGGTATCATTCTTCCCGAACTCTTGGAACGCCTGGGTGTGAAACACGTAGAAAAACTCTACTGCGAACCTACCGGAAACTTCCAACACAATCCGGAACCGCTTGAAAAGAATCTCGGTGACATCATGAACTTGATGAAAGGTGGAAAAGCAGATGTAGCATTTGTTGTAGACCCCGACGTTGACCGCCTGGCAATGATTTGCGAAAACGGTGTAATGTACGGTGAGGAATATACACTGGTTACTGTTGCCGACTATGTACTGAAGCATACTCCGGGCAACACGGTATCAAACCTGAGTTCTACCCGTGCCCTGCGTGATGTAACCCGCAAATATGGTATGGAATACAATGCTTCTGCCGTAGGCGAAGTGAACGTAGTAACGAAGATGAAAGCAACCAATGCCGTTATCGGTGGTGAAGGAAACGGTGGAGTAATCTATCCCGCCAGTCACTACGGTCGTGACGCATTGGTAGGTATCGCTTTGTTCCTCAGCCATCTTGCTCACGAAGGAAAGAAAGTCAGCGAACTCCGCGCTACTTATCCGCCTTACTTCATCGCCAAGAACCGTGTAGACTTGACTCCGGAAATTGACGTAGACGCTATTCTTGCTAAGGTAAAGGAAATCTATAAAGACGAAGAAATCAATGACATCGACGGTGTGAAGATTGACTTTGCAGACAAATGGGTGCACTTGCGCAAGAGTAATACGGAACCCATTATCCGTATATATAGCGAAGCATCTACAATGGAAGCTGCCGAAGAAATCGGTCAGAAGATTATGAATGTGATTAATGAACTGGCGAAGAAATAACAGTCTCATTTATATCGAAATAAAAGAAAGGAGAGCTTGAGGACCAAGCTCTCCTTTCTTTTATTTTAATTTATTAGATAGAAGACCATGTGTTCCTATACGAGCTTTATTGCTAACCTATTTCTTTTGTTTTTCTGTCGGTAAATAGTTCATATTCGTACGGAGATGAATCAAAACAGTACTGAAGTAAGCCGAGCCATGTACTTGAGTTACTCAAGTCTCCTATATCATTTCATTGAGTGTAGTACTTACCACAGTCAAGTCTCCTACTTATTACAGCTAAATCTCCTACCAAATATAAAAAGTAAAAAACCGCCTTCAGCTTTCAGTTCTTCAAAAAAGTCCCTTTTCATCGGTGTTTTTGGCTGAAGTCACTCCTGAATGCAAAAGTGTATAACTTAACCACGTGCCACCCACTTTTGCCCGGGTGATGAATCTATATACCCCGCATGGTGGGCATATAGATCCAGTACGGTGAGTATATATACCTACCACGGTGAATATATAGAGCTACTGTCAAGTCTGAAAATGAAAAAACTGAATGCGCTGAAAGCACTCACCCCTGGCTACAACCTATTCTCGCAGGGGGTATTTTTTTTCGCCTTCAGCCGCTATCACCTTCTGACAAGGCGTTTGCGAATAAAACTGAAACGGCTGAAACCGGATTATAGCATAAAAATTCAGTAAGAGAGTTTTAGCTAGTTTAGATACTGTTAATTAGAGATTTCATTCATTTCCGTACTGTGATGAGTTGAAACTCAATAGAGTAAACTGAAGCTTTGTGACAGAACTGAAATTGGTATTGTTGAATTTAATTCCTGGGGTTAGCTTTTGGTTTATTGTTTCTTAGAGAACCACTCTTTGAACTCCGCCACCCGTGCCTTGCTGACCAGAATCTTTTCCTTGATTCCGGGATATCGCACATTGATGGATAACCGGCTGTTGAACCATAAATCAATGTCTTTGATAGCTTCCCGTGAAACCAGATATTGGCGGTTGGCACGGAAGAAAAGGTGGGGATTGAGACAGTCGGCGAGTTCGTCCAGTGTTTGGGCGAAGTTGTATTCTGTGCCGTTGGTTAATACTGCTTTAACTTGGCAATCTTTTATATAAAATAATTGTATCATATCTACGGAGACAGGCAAGAGCTTGTCTCCTTTCATTGGGATAAGAAAGTGCGTCTTATAGTTCTCCTGCTTTTTGAGCGAATGGAAAAGTTGTAACAGCTCTTCTTCCTGGTGTGGGTTGTGGCGCGGTTGAGAGTCGGGGGTGTCGGTATGTTGTAAGTTTCCAAGTTTGGTGAGGGCACGTTCGATGTCCTCCTTGCCGATAGGTTTCAGTAAATAGTCGATGCTGTTCACTTTGAAAGCCCGCAGAGCATACTCGTCATAGGCGGTGGTGAAGATAATCGGGCAAGTGATACTGACATGATTGAATATCTCAAAAGCCGAGCCGTCCGCCAGATGAATGTCCATGAATACCAAGTCCGGCATCGGATGAGAGCCGAACCATTCGATAGTGGAACCGATACTGTCCAGTACGGCGGCAATTTCCGCGTCCGGCTTTACTTCGTTGAGCAGTGAGGAAAGGTTGCGTACCGCTGCCTTTTCATCTTCTATAATGACAGTCTTCATGGTGTCTTTTTATCTGTAAATCACTGTTTTTTTTATTGTGCTTCGTCAATCAGAGGAATAGAAACGGTAAATTCTTTATCCTCTGTGATTTGTATCTCTTGCTTGAATAAAAGGTGGTATCTCTTGGCAAGATTAACCAGCCCGATACCCGTTCCGGGGGGGGCAGTCCATTTGGGCTGAATGTCGTTGCTGACGGACAAGAAGCCATTCCCGTCTGTGGTGATATGGATAGCCAGCGGTTTCCGGTTACTTATTTCATTGTGTTTAACGGCATTCTCAATCAATACCTGCACAGCCATTGGTGGAAGCCGGAAATCTTCGTATGCTTTGTCTATCTGTATGTCGAACTGCAAGTTGTTCTCAAAGCGCATCTTTAGCAGGAAGATATAAGCGGAAGCGAATTCCATTTCTTCCCGAAGGCTGACGCTCTGCGATTCGTTGCCTTGCAGCGTATATCTCAGTACCCGGGAAAGTTCCTGGATATAATCCTGGGCTTTGTCCTGATTCTCACGTACCAGTGAGCGCAAGGTATTCAACGAATTGAATAACATATGCGGGTTGAGCTGGTTTTTCAACACCTCATACTGGTTGCGGATATTTTCCGCTTGGAGTTGCTCGTTCTCAATGAGTACCTGCTGCTGGCGGTATATCAGATGGATGATATAACAACTGCTGGTGACAAGACACGCCATGATGAAATCCCTCAATGGATGCAGATAATGGTGTACCATCGCGTCGATAGCTGGAATATCGAACGTTTTGT contains:
- the rpe gene encoding ribulose-phosphate 3-epimerase → MKPIIAPSILSADFGYLAKDIEMVNRSEAEWVHIDIMDGVFVPNISFGFPVLKYVAKLSKKPLDVHLMIVNPEKFIPEVKALGAHTMNVHYEACPHLHRVIQQIKEAGMQPAVTINPATPVALLQDIIQDVYMVLVMSVNPGFGGQKFIEHSVEKVRELRALIERTGSKALIEVDGGVNLETGARLVEAGADVLVAGNAVFAAPDPEGMVRQLHNL
- a CDS encoding DHH family phosphoesterase, whose amino-acid sequence is MLTKVIEQAKIDHFTKWFERADKIVIVSHVSPDGDAIGSSLGLYHFLDSQEKTVNVIVPNAFPDFLRWMPGSKDILLYDRYKDFADKLIAEADVICCLDFNALKRIDDMADAVAASPARKIMIDHHLYPEEFCKITMSYPKISSTSELIFRLICRMGYFSDISKEGAECIYTGMMTDTGGFTYNSNNREIYFIISELLSKGIDKDDIYRKVYNTYSESRLRLMGYVLSNMTVYSDYNAALITLTKAEQSKFNYIKGDSEGFVNIPLTIKNVCFSCFLREDTEKPMIKISLRSVGTFPCNQLAAEFFHGGGHLNASGGEFFGTMEEAKAVFEKALEKYKPLLTAKS
- a CDS encoding ComEC/Rec2 family competence protein; the protein is MNTFYLHKYPSIRLIIPWIAGVFCGDRFFGCSPQLFWGILVFCFFFGLSIAFYFLERYALRWCFGIIAFALCFTGGWMGMTWQLQQTTDYTFPKEETVYRVLITDVPQAKEHTYLCQVLLKEHCDSIDSYPIERKSILYLQRDSASSRLKSGDELLVYTRISPPVNNKNFDEFDYARYLTRKGISGTGYVPSGKWILLSSNSSLNLRNIANSCRGKVISLYRELGFDGDELAVLSALTIGDKTDLSESVRESYSIAGASHILALSGLHIGLLCALLLFILKPLAKRGKTGRCVRAVLLFLLLWAFAFLTGLSPSVVRSVTMFSLLAVADIFGRQPFSLNTLAATAWIMLLCNPVWLFDVGFQLSFVAVISILLLQPSVYRLFTMKNKIGKYVWGILSVSIAAQVGTAPLIMFYFSRFSTHFLLTNLVVIPLVTIILYVAILMLFLTPISWLQVWVAEGLRRLLEVLNLFVRWVEQLPYSSIDGIWLYQLEVFGIYVFLSLLFYYFKVRRCRNLIICLCSILLLSVCHVMMYWIDRPQSSLVFYNVRGCPAVHCIESDGHSWINYADTLPDKKLLKRVATNYWNHHHLLLPEEITADCQTGAFSRRQQIISYYGCRVCMVTDNRWRNKSAVSALYTIDYLYLCKGYDGHLEELTKLFAPGCILLDASLSEHRRNRLEEECRQSGLRFISLSEEGSVCFLL
- a CDS encoding sensor histidine kinase; translation: MIVKAIKKDKYVLSTVIISMAVAVLIHFPESVSLFDRFESHSLFPGMKFMDVANEILFTFLSLLLLFAVNTRLFHFNQSSIKITGTKILLSFILTWILSNLLGQVFVFLHKTFDIPAIDAMVHHYLHPLRDFIMACLVTSSCYIIHLIYRQQQVLIENEQLQAENIRNQYEVLKNQLNPHMLFNSLNTLRSLVRENQDKAQDYIQELSRVLRYTLQGNESQSVSLREEMEFASAYIFLLKMRFENNLQFDIQIDKAYEDFRLPPMAVQVLIENAVKHNEISNRKPLAIHITTDGNGFLSVSNDIQPKWTAPPGTGIGLVNLAKRYHLLFKQEIQITEDKEFTVSIPLIDEAQ
- the fmt gene encoding methionyl-tRNA formyltransferase gives rise to the protein MKKEDLRIVYMGTPDFAVEALRQLVEGGYNVVGVITMPDKPAGRGHKIQYSPVKQYALEQNLPLLQPEKLKDEAFVEALREWKADLQIVVAFRMLPEVVWNMPRLGTFNLHASLLPQYRGAAPINWAVINGDTETGITTFFLKHEIDTGEVIQQVRVPIADTDNVEVVHDKLMLLGGKLVVETVDAILNDTVKPIPQEEMTVVGELRPAPKIFKDTCRIDWNQPVKKVYDFIRGLSPYPAAWSELTTPEGETVVVKVFETEKIIEFHQLPVGTIVSDGKKYIKVAASDGFVSILSLQFPGKKRLKTDELLRGYRLADGCKMK
- a CDS encoding DUF4827 domain-containing protein, with the protein product MKKLVFLFLSLLTAGSLFQACDDSKTYAEMLEDEKNAVERFIKDSAIHVISVDEFERNDTVTKAKANGDAYDEFVFFSSEGVYMQIIDRGCGDYDPNKDEENKGYTDEEKEKDKFVDGNIICTRYAETNVDTRELAAFNIPLEEYMDAGQLYAYPAVFRYVKAETYSAGTFIEMDYVWGQYYASTAVPQGWLLALPYLRDNAHVRLIVPSKMGHQSAQQYVTPYFYDITEFRKRRS
- the glmM gene encoding phosphoglucosamine mutase; this translates as MTLIKSISGIRGTIGGGAGEGLNPLDIVKFTSAYATLIRKTCKVQSNKIVVGRDARISGEMVKNVVVGTLMGMGWDVVDIDLASTPTTELAVTMEGACGGIILTASHNPKQWNALKLLNEHGEFLNAAEGNEVLRIAEAEEFDYADVDHLGSYRKDLTYNQKHIDSVLALDLVDVEAIKKADFRVAIDCVNSVGGIILPELLERLGVKHVEKLYCEPTGNFQHNPEPLEKNLGDIMNLMKGGKADVAFVVDPDVDRLAMICENGVMYGEEYTLVTVADYVLKHTPGNTVSNLSSTRALRDVTRKYGMEYNASAVGEVNVVTKMKATNAVIGGEGNGGVIYPASHYGRDALVGIALFLSHLAHEGKKVSELRATYPPYFIAKNRVDLTPEIDVDAILAKVKEIYKDEEINDIDGVKIDFADKWVHLRKSNTEPIIRIYSEASTMEAAEEIGQKIMNVINELAKK
- a CDS encoding LytR/AlgR family response regulator transcription factor, giving the protein MKTVIIEDEKAAVRNLSSLLNEVKPDAEIAAVLDSIGSTIEWFGSHPMPDLVFMDIHLADGSAFEIFNHVSITCPIIFTTAYDEYALRAFKVNSIDYLLKPIGKEDIERALTKLGNLQHTDTPDSQPRHNPHQEEELLQLFHSLKKQENYKTHFLIPMKGDKLLPVSVDMIQLFYIKDCQVKAVLTNGTEYNFAQTLDELADCLNPHLFFRANRQYLVSREAIKDIDLWFNSRLSINVRYPGIKEKILVSKARVAEFKEWFSKKQ